The DNA sequence TTTCTATCAACCCGGCATGACTCTGAAAAACATGCAAGACTCCCCCCTGAGAATGCAGCTCAGAGACTACGTAGAGGATTTCTACATGACGCCACAAGAGGGAACCTCTCAGAAAGTTGAGGAAATTGTGGCAATGCCAACAAAGTCAGACGATTAAAGGCTACCCGGTATTATTTAGAAAATATTTCCTTAAAAAAATCCATTAATGCTATCCACGATCTTTTGTCGGCTTTTTCGTTGTAAGCAACCCCTTTGGAGTTGTCACTGCCAGTTGCGGGATTTGTAAAGGCATGCACAGCGTTACCATAGAGCACCATCTGCCAGTCCACCTTATCATGCCGCATCTCATCCTCAAAGGCGCGCATCACCTCAGGCGGTGTAAACGGATCATCGGCGCCATGCAAGACAAGCACCCTGGTTTTGATATTGCTGTTTGTTGCGTCAGGCGTATCCAAAGAGCCGTGAATACTGGCAACACCAGCAATTTCCTCGCCAGATCGGGCAAGCTCTAACACTGCCATTCCGCCAAAGCAGTAGCCCATTGCCGCTATCCGCTGCGAGTCTGTATAGTGAACGGATTTTAAGTAACTCAGTGCGGCCTCAACGCGCCGGCGCAAAAGAGCACGGTCGTTTTTATATATACCGGCAAGTTTAGCAGCTTCCTCGTTATTTTTAGGGCGAATGTTTTTGCCATAAATATCTGCTGCAAAAGCGACATAGCCAAGCTTTGCCAGTTGCCGCGCCTTCTCCTCCACAAATTCCCCATGCCCCATCCAGTCGTGCACTATCAACACGGCAGGATGTTTTCCCTTTAAGCTTTTGTCATACGCCACATATCCCTCTAAGACCGTATTGCCGTCCTTGTAGTCTATCGTTTTAGAATATATAGTTTGGGACGCATCGGAGGCGTATGCAGTTGAGGCAGCGATTAAAAGCGCTGCTATTATATAAATGGCTTTTTTCATGGTAAGCTCCTTTTTTTTTGATATTATTGTTACTGAATTTTAAACAGGATGTGTTGTGTTTGTCAACACCATGAAGCCGTGTTGATAAGCAAACTGCTGAAGTGATAGAATAGGGCAATAAACTGTTGAAAAGAGGTAAAAGGATTTTCTCCGTCTATCTTGTTTTTCTTTACTTGCCTTTTTTAGAATAGAATCGTCAAATTCCACAGGTTTCCAATGCTGGGTCTCAGCAGGAGTATAATGATAAATTATAATGGTGCAATTTTTTAGCGGTCTTAAGGCCGGTAAAACCAAATTGGCCGCTATGAAAGACGCTAAAGACTACCTGCGCGCAAACGGCTACGAAAATCCATTTTACTGGGCGCCGTTTATTGTTATGGGCGAGGTTCAGTGACAGGGTAAACCACTTGACTATACACACGTTTTATCTTAGAATAACTAATGCTGTCAACGATTGATTTCAATTTACCTTTCCGGTTAAAAAAGAAGAGCGGCTACGTGGTTGCAGCATGTCCGGTTTTTGATATAGTTACACAGGGCAGCGATGAACAACACGCTAAAGACAACTTAACAGAAGCCACAAGGCTTTTTCTTCTAACTTGTATCGAAAAGGGTACTATTGATGAGGTGTTTAAACAATGTGGATTTGAGCCTTTACGGATTCACAAGAAAAAAACTCAAAACGATAACCGCTATATACATGTTTCATTACCGTTTACAGCTCATGGCCAAAATGAATGCAACGCTTGTCGCCCGTAAAATGGAAAGTCCTGGAGTGTATATTTTTGGAGCTTGGCTTTAAATTACACCGTCAGGAGGGTTCACATCGTGCGTACTTTAAGCCTGGTGTCATTAGACCTGTTATCATCCCGACGTATAAACAAATAGACGTTGACATCATAAAAAGCAATATGCGAACAGCTTGCCTTGACAGAGAAACTTATTTCATATTGCTTGAAAAATGCAAAACACGTGGTTAAAAATGTACTTTAACAGAGAACACCTATTGGCCGCTATGAAAGACGCTAAAGACTACCTGCGCGCTAACGGCTATGCCAGTCCATTTTACTGGGCGCCGTTTATTGTTATGGGCGAGGTTCAGTGACAGTCTCCCCCAAATGCTTAATTCTACCCGGCAGATTCTTCTGGATATGGTAAAATAGTGAAACAGCTATAGAGGAGGTTTGATATGGCTATAAAAACTTTAAAACTTGAAATTACGTTTCAGGATTTGCTTGCTATGGTGCAACAACTCGATTCTGACGAAAAACTTTTACTAAAGAATACACTTGAACGTGAAAATGTTATGACGTGGCAGGAATTGTTCGGCCAGTCTCTAAAAACGCTTGACGTAAAGAATTCAGAATTTGCAGAAAAAGATGTTAAAAATGATGTAAGCACTGCTATCTTCGAAGTGAGAGCTGTTGCCAAAAATTAGGATAAAATAACTCTGATGTATTTCAACAGAGCACACCTAAAGCTGCGGGCGCTTTCGGAGCGCGCGCATGATTTAACGACAGATGTTATTGTGCCCCTTAGTAGTGGCGGCGATAGCCCGCCGCATCCAACTATGGCGGAAGTGGCGCGCCATATAATAAGCGCAAAAGAGCGGGGAGCTGCCGTTATTCTTATGATGGGAGGACATGTGATTCGCTCAGGCGTTCAGCGCTTCATCATAGATCTGATGGAACAGGGCTACATCACGTGTATTTCCGGAAACGGCGCATGTGTCATTCATGACTACGAATTTGCACTGATTGGGGCAACCACCGAAAGTGTCGCCAAATACATTAAATGCGGAGAGTTCGGGCTTTGGAAAGAAACCGGATACATTAACGATATAGTCAATGCCGCGTATAAAGAGGGATTAGCAACCCCAGGCGGTTACGGGGGGTCAGCGACCCCAGGTGGCTACGGATTTGCAATTGGCAAGGCGATTTACGAGGGGAACTTTCCGCATAAGGACATCAGCCTCTATGCGGCAGCGTATCGCCTGAACATTCCGGCCACGGTGCATGTGGGGATTGGTTACGATATCATAAACGAGTTTCCTAACTATGACGGGGCCGCTGCCGGTGCGCTTTCGTATATGGATTTTCTGCGCTTTACGCAGGTGGTGAGTTCACTATCGGGCGGGGTGGTGATGAATTTTGGCAGTGCCGTGATGGCTCCGGAGGTGTTTTTAAAAGCCCTTAGCATGGCGCGAAATCGAGGCATTCAAAGCGGCGAAAAAATCAGCGATTTCACAACCCTTGTCTGCGATCTGCACGAGTTACCGGCTGATTTTACTAAAGAGGCGCCTAAAGACTCCCCTGCCTATTACTTCAGGCCGTGGAAAACCATGCTTGTGCGAACGGTCTCTGAGGGCGGCAGGTCATTTTACGTGCGTGGTAAACATGCGGACACAGTGTCCGCACTGTGGAGAGCCGTTACACAGATTTAGTCCACGGTTTTAATCATGCCTGTCAGCTATTTATACACTTTCCCTCTGAAATCAATTGCATCAACATAGATTGTTTGCGTTTTGGTGTCAGGCTTCAGAATGATTCGTATCTTACCCTTACGGATACGAAAATAATCTGCCCACTGCCCTTTCAATTTTACAATGTCTATGTTTGTAGGGGTGCCGGTTATTTTGAGAATGAAATCCTTAATCGAATCCCTGATTCCATCTTCTATACTGTGCTCTTTAATAAACTCAGATGCTCTCTTTGAATATTCAATACTCCACTTCATACATAAAGCGTTTCTTTGAGAGCGGAGGTTTCCTCCGGTTTTTCATAACGTCTTGAGATGTCTTCTATTTCTTTTTCGGAGGCCTCTGGAAAGAACATCAGGCGCATCTTTATCAGCTCCTCCTCTAAAGCCTCCTTTACAGACTCCTTAACTATTGCCTTCAGTTGTTCATGGCTTATTGTAAGCATTGCTTCAAAAAAACCTCCTTTGCCTCAGGTTGCTATTATGCTATATATTATCACTATTTGATATGAATTGTCGTGGCTTTAATCATGCCTGTCAAACATTAATACCAGGTTGCGCTCAGAAGAGGAGATTGCCACACCCCCTTCGGGGGTTCGCAATGACGGCGTGGGCTGTTCATGGGCGCCATTATCCGTCATTACGAGGAGCGTAGCGACGTCGTAATCTCCTCTTTATATTATAGTTTAGATTGCAACTCGGTATAACAGTCCCTGCGCTCGCCTGTGACACTTCATAACTTTTTAACGTCTTATTAATTAAAGCAAAAATATTTTTATAAATATATGTACAATTAATCACATTATATGCTTTAATATCTGCAAATCCATGCCATGCACCCAGGTTCCCTGATGGTGCGGCGGGACGCTTATAAAAAATA is a window from the Nitrospirota bacterium genome containing:
- a CDS encoding dienelactone hydrolase family protein, whose amino-acid sequence is MKKAIYIIAALLIAASTAYASDASQTIYSKTIDYKDGNTVLEGYVAYDKSLKGKHPAVLIVHDWMGHGEFVEEKARQLAKLGYVAFAADIYGKNIRPKNNEEAAKLAGIYKNDRALLRRRVEAALSYLKSVHYTDSQRIAAMGYCFGGMAVLELARSGEEIAGVASIHGSLDTPDATNSNIKTRVLVLHGADDPFTPPEVMRAFEDEMRHDKVDWQMVLYGNAVHAFTNPATGSDNSKGVAYNEKADKRSWIALMDFFKEIFSK
- a CDS encoding type II toxin-antitoxin system HicA family toxin; its protein translation is MQRLSPVKWKVLECIFLELGFKLHRQEGSHRAYFKPGVIRPVIIPTYKQIDVDIIKSNMRTACLDRETYFILLEKCKTRG
- a CDS encoding CHAT domain-containing protein, with the translated sequence MVQFFSGLKAGKTKLAAMKDAKDYLRANGYENPFYWAPFIVMGEVQ